The following are encoded in a window of Collinsella aerofaciens genomic DNA:
- the fabG gene encoding 3-oxoacyl-[acyl-carrier-protein] reductase produces MGNLNNGALERNDSRRVALVTGGSRGIGRACAVGLAEDGFDIAVVYAGSVDAARETCEACEAVGAAARAYQCDVADPAAVNACVEAVLNDFGSIWALVNNAGITRDGLLMRMGDDAFDRVLDVNLKGTFNMTRALTKTFMRQRGGCVVNMSSVVGLMGNAGQANYAASKAGVIGLTKAVARELAPRGVRVNAVAPGFVETDMTAKLSEKVRAATEEQIPLKRMARPEEVAGVVRFLASDAAAYITGEVVRVDGGMAM; encoded by the coding sequence ATGGGCAACTTGAACAACGGCGCGCTCGAGCGCAACGACTCACGTCGCGTGGCACTGGTCACGGGCGGCTCGCGGGGTATCGGCCGCGCCTGCGCTGTCGGTCTGGCGGAGGACGGCTTTGATATCGCCGTCGTCTATGCCGGTAGCGTCGATGCGGCGCGCGAGACGTGCGAAGCCTGCGAGGCGGTTGGCGCCGCGGCACGTGCATATCAATGCGACGTGGCCGATCCCGCTGCCGTCAACGCGTGCGTGGAGGCGGTCCTCAACGACTTTGGCTCCATTTGGGCGCTCGTCAACAACGCCGGCATCACCCGCGATGGCCTGCTCATGCGCATGGGCGATGACGCCTTCGACCGCGTGCTCGATGTCAATCTCAAGGGAACATTCAATATGACGCGCGCGCTCACCAAGACCTTTATGCGCCAGCGCGGCGGCTGCGTCGTCAACATGAGCTCGGTCGTGGGCCTGATGGGCAATGCCGGGCAAGCCAACTACGCTGCCTCCAAGGCGGGCGTGATAGGGCTTACCAAGGCGGTGGCGCGCGAGCTTGCGCCCCGCGGCGTACGAGTGAACGCGGTCGCCCCCGGGTTTGTCGAGACGGATATGACGGCAAAGCTCTCGGAGAAGGTTCGCGCGGCAACCGAGGAGCAGATTCCCCTAAAGCGCATGGCGCGCCCCGAGGAAGTGGCCGGCGTGGTGCGCTTTTTGGCAAGCGATGCGGCGGCCTACATTACGGGTGAGGTCGTGCGCGTCGACGGCGGAATGGCGATGTAG
- a CDS encoding 3-oxoacyl-ACP synthase III family protein translates to MGFTILGTGSALPERSVSNDELSEFLDTSDEWIFTRTGIKSRHVCTTESLDDLAVAASERALQVSGIDASQLDLIVCSTTTGDHLVPAEACAVAERLGATCPAFDVSAACAGFVFALDVAEGYIARSRAERVLVVAAEQMTRALDWTDRATCVLFGDGAGAAVMEAGGENPLAVELSTAPDVETLRVPGLDGTSPFKVPSDCQSVLSMNGRRVFKFGVNAICDTVHKLAIDAGILVEDIDHFVFHQANERILSQAVKRLGVPDERVVRTLRETGNISSACIPLALDRLANAGALHTGDTIALVGFGAGLDIGGYLLRWK, encoded by the coding sequence ATGGGTTTCACGATTCTTGGAACAGGCTCGGCGCTTCCTGAGCGCAGCGTTTCCAATGACGAGCTGTCTGAGTTCCTCGATACCTCGGATGAGTGGATTTTTACTCGCACAGGTATCAAGAGCCGCCACGTCTGCACCACCGAGTCACTTGACGACCTTGCCGTAGCGGCGAGCGAGCGGGCACTCCAGGTGTCCGGAATCGACGCGAGCCAGCTGGATCTGATCGTCTGCTCGACGACGACGGGTGACCACCTTGTTCCCGCCGAGGCGTGTGCCGTTGCTGAGCGACTTGGCGCGACGTGCCCTGCCTTCGATGTCTCGGCGGCCTGCGCCGGCTTCGTATTTGCGCTCGATGTCGCCGAGGGCTATATCGCCCGCAGCCGTGCCGAGCGCGTGCTTGTTGTTGCTGCCGAGCAGATGACGCGCGCGCTCGACTGGACTGACCGTGCCACGTGCGTGCTCTTTGGCGATGGCGCGGGCGCTGCAGTCATGGAGGCCGGGGGAGAGAATCCCCTTGCCGTTGAGCTTTCGACCGCACCCGATGTCGAGACGTTACGCGTTCCCGGGCTGGATGGCACCTCGCCATTCAAGGTTCCCTCGGACTGCCAGAGTGTGCTTTCCATGAACGGCCGCCGCGTGTTCAAGTTCGGCGTCAACGCCATCTGCGACACGGTCCATAAGCTTGCGATCGATGCGGGCATTTTGGTCGAAGACATCGATCATTTTGTATTCCATCAGGCTAACGAACGAATCCTGAGCCAGGCGGTCAAGCGCCTGGGCGTGCCGGACGAGCGCGTGGTTCGCACGTTGCGCGAGACCGGCAACATTTCGAGCGCATGCATTCCGCTTGCCCTCGACCGGCTGGCAAACGCCGGTGCACTTCACACAGGCGACACCATCGCCTTGGTTGGATTTGGCGCCGGTCTGGATATAGGTGGCTATCTGCTTCGTTGGAAGTAG
- the fabF gene encoding beta-ketoacyl-ACP synthase II produces MMEQRVAITGIGAVSPLGNTALATWAAMCAGTCGIGPITHFDTDAFTVKVAAEVKGFDGNEYFGKRDAKHLDPCVQFAMAASDEAMHDAGFDVEGAIDRERLGVYVGSGVGGMTTLVDNVHTIADRGPRRASPYMIAMMIPNMASGNIAIRHKAKGPTLPVVTACATSAHAVGEAFRAIKHGYADAILAGGAEAAIIPDAVAGFTSCRALTTNPDPSTACRPFDADRDGFVMGEGACVLVLESMEHALARGAHIYAEVVGYGNTDDAYHITSPDPEAAGIARAISLAVAEGDVKPSEGLYINAHGTSTKLNDSSETAGIKRALGEDAARAAHVSSTKSMTGHMIGATGAIEVMACAMALEQGVVPPTINYHTPDPVCDLDYTPNRAVRADLTWALSTNLGFGGHNAAIALRRYTRS; encoded by the coding sequence ATGATGGAACAGAGAGTTGCAATCACCGGCATCGGTGCCGTATCGCCGCTCGGCAACACCGCGCTTGCCACTTGGGCAGCCATGTGCGCCGGCACGTGCGGCATCGGCCCGATCACGCACTTCGATACCGATGCGTTTACCGTCAAGGTGGCGGCCGAGGTAAAAGGGTTTGACGGCAACGAGTACTTTGGTAAGCGTGACGCCAAGCATCTGGACCCTTGCGTTCAGTTTGCGATGGCGGCTTCGGACGAGGCAATGCACGATGCGGGCTTTGATGTCGAAGGTGCCATCGATCGCGAGCGCCTGGGCGTCTACGTGGGCTCGGGTGTGGGCGGCATGACGACGCTCGTCGATAACGTCCATACGATTGCCGATCGTGGGCCTCGCCGCGCATCACCCTATATGATTGCGATGATGATCCCCAACATGGCATCGGGCAATATCGCAATCCGCCACAAGGCAAAGGGCCCGACCCTGCCCGTGGTGACCGCCTGCGCGACCTCGGCCCATGCCGTGGGCGAGGCGTTCCGCGCCATCAAGCATGGCTATGCCGATGCAATCCTGGCTGGCGGCGCCGAGGCCGCAATCATCCCCGATGCCGTTGCGGGCTTTACGTCCTGCCGTGCTCTCACCACTAATCCTGACCCGTCGACGGCATGCCGTCCGTTCGATGCAGACCGCGACGGCTTTGTGATGGGCGAGGGCGCCTGCGTGCTGGTGCTCGAGAGCATGGAACACGCGCTGGCTCGCGGGGCGCACATTTATGCCGAGGTCGTGGGTTACGGCAACACCGATGATGCCTATCACATCACGAGCCCCGATCCCGAGGCTGCCGGCATCGCCCGTGCGATATCGCTGGCGGTGGCCGAGGGCGACGTTAAGCCTTCCGAGGGCCTCTACATCAACGCTCACGGCACCTCGACCAAGCTCAACGATTCGTCCGAGACGGCGGGCATTAAGCGTGCGCTCGGCGAGGACGCGGCGCGCGCCGCGCACGTCTCGTCGACCAAGTCGATGACCGGCCACATGATCGGTGCTACGGGCGCCATCGAGGTCATGGCCTGTGCCATGGCGCTCGAGCAGGGCGTGGTGCCCCCGACCATTAACTACCACACGCCCGATCCCGTCTGCGATCTTGATTACACGCCTAATCGAGCGGTTCGCGCCGACCTTACCTGGGCGCTTTCGACCAACCTGGGCTTTGGCGGACACAACGCCGCCATCGCGCTGCGTAGATATACGAGGAGCTAG
- a CDS encoding ACP S-malonyltransferase, giving the protein MGGVAFLFAGQGAQHPAMGVDLIETSPAAAEVFAIADEVRPGTSEQCRSASKEELSQTENTQPCVFVHDLAAAAALRERGVAPAACAGFSLGEVAALTFAGAFDTRAGFELVCERAALMAAAAERHPGGMRAVIKLDAAQVEGLAAQAGEDCWPVNYNSPQQTVVAGAPEALQELDVLVKEAGGRAMKVAVSGAFHSPYMAEATEGLATYIQAGHAPSPLLIPVMANMTAAPYPADPRAASDVLVNQVSHAVRWVDTLHTLQDQGIDTFIEVGPGKTLSGLVKRTLSDVRVYSCETAEQVAAIADELA; this is encoded by the coding sequence ATGGGTGGCGTAGCGTTTTTGTTTGCCGGCCAGGGTGCCCAACACCCCGCGATGGGCGTCGACTTGATCGAGACATCGCCGGCGGCCGCCGAGGTGTTCGCCATTGCCGATGAGGTGCGCCCGGGGACGAGCGAGCAGTGCCGGAGCGCCTCCAAGGAGGAGCTCTCGCAGACCGAGAACACGCAGCCTTGCGTGTTCGTGCACGACCTGGCAGCAGCTGCCGCCCTGCGCGAGCGCGGCGTGGCACCTGCCGCCTGTGCGGGTTTTTCGCTTGGCGAGGTCGCCGCGCTCACCTTTGCGGGGGCATTCGATACGCGAGCAGGCTTTGAGCTCGTGTGCGAGCGCGCGGCGCTGATGGCCGCGGCTGCCGAGCGCCATCCGGGCGGCATGCGCGCCGTCATCAAGCTTGATGCGGCGCAAGTCGAGGGCCTGGCTGCGCAGGCCGGCGAGGACTGCTGGCCGGTCAACTACAACAGCCCGCAGCAGACGGTTGTTGCCGGAGCGCCCGAGGCACTGCAGGAGCTCGACGTCCTCGTAAAAGAGGCTGGCGGCCGCGCTATGAAAGTCGCGGTGTCGGGTGCATTTCATAGCCCCTATATGGCCGAGGCGACTGAGGGGCTGGCGACGTATATCCAAGCCGGCCACGCGCCATCTCCGCTGTTGATTCCGGTCATGGCAAATATGACGGCGGCGCCCTATCCGGCGGACCCGCGAGCGGCATCGGATGTCTTGGTCAACCAGGTGAGCCATGCCGTGCGCTGGGTCGACACGCTGCATACTCTGCAGGATCAGGGCATCGACACGTTTATTGAGGTCGGCCCTGGCAAAACGCTGTCGGGCCTGGTCAAGCGTACGCTGAGCGACGTTCGCGTGTATTCGTGCGAAACGGCCGAGCAGGTCGCAGCTATTGCCGACGAGCTCGCATAG
- the fabK gene encoding enoyl-[acyl-carrier-protein] reductase FabK codes for MLKTPLCDLLGIEKPVFQGGMAWIADASLASAVSEAGGLGIIAAMNADANWLRDQIHELRARTDKPFGVNVMLMSPFADEVAQVVIDERVPVVVTGAGNPAKYMKAWNEAGIKVIPVVASVALARLVARRGATAVVAEGTESGGHIGETSTMALVPQVVDAVDIPVVAAGGIADGRGVAAAFMLGAAGVQVGTRFLVANECTVSEQYKEMVLKANDTSTRATGRSTGHPVRALKSPFTNAYAKSEGSGASAEELGAMGTGALRKAAKDGNYEEGSFLCGQIAGMVNERQSAREIVDDLVDGAEHVLKGACAWVA; via the coding sequence ATGCTCAAGACTCCTCTCTGCGATCTGCTCGGCATCGAAAAGCCCGTGTTCCAGGGCGGTATGGCCTGGATTGCCGACGCCTCGCTGGCGTCCGCAGTGTCCGAGGCGGGCGGCTTAGGGATTATCGCGGCCATGAACGCCGATGCCAACTGGCTGCGCGACCAGATTCACGAGCTGCGCGCCAGGACGGATAAGCCCTTTGGCGTCAACGTCATGCTCATGAGCCCGTTTGCCGACGAGGTCGCGCAGGTCGTGATTGACGAGCGAGTGCCGGTCGTCGTGACGGGCGCCGGCAATCCCGCCAAGTACATGAAGGCGTGGAACGAGGCGGGCATCAAGGTCATCCCGGTCGTTGCCTCGGTGGCGCTGGCGCGCCTCGTGGCACGTCGTGGAGCCACGGCGGTTGTTGCCGAGGGTACCGAATCGGGCGGCCATATTGGCGAGACCTCGACGATGGCACTGGTGCCGCAGGTCGTCGATGCGGTCGACATTCCCGTCGTGGCCGCCGGCGGTATTGCCGACGGCCGCGGCGTGGCGGCCGCCTTTATGCTGGGCGCTGCCGGCGTCCAGGTGGGTACGCGCTTTCTCGTTGCGAATGAGTGCACCGTCTCGGAGCAGTACAAAGAGATGGTCCTGAAGGCCAACGACACTTCGACGCGTGCGACCGGTCGCTCGACGGGACATCCAGTGCGCGCCCTCAAGAGCCCCTTCACCAACGCCTATGCCAAGAGCGAGGGTTCCGGCGCGAGTGCCGAGGAGCTCGGTGCTATGGGAACCGGTGCGCTGCGTAAGGCCGCCAAGGACGGCAACTACGAAGAGGGTTCGTTTTTGTGTGGACAGATTGCCGGCATGGTCAACGAGCGCCAGAGCGCACGCGAAATCGTTGACGACCTGGTCGATGGCGCCGAGCACGTCCTGAAGGGTGCGTGCGCATGGGTGGCGTAG
- the fabZ gene encoding 3-hydroxyacyl-ACP dehydratase FabZ, with the protein MNKEELKKLLPHREPMLLLDEAELVGDEAHGKITITGDEYFLQGHFPGNPVVPGVIQCEMLAQNCCVLLMGDEEARGATPFYTSLDKVRFKRPVRPGDTVDLVCSITRARGPFRFATGTASVNGEVCCRADMSFALMHES; encoded by the coding sequence ATGAACAAAGAAGAGCTCAAGAAGCTGTTGCCGCATCGCGAGCCGATGCTTTTGCTCGACGAAGCCGAGCTGGTGGGCGACGAGGCCCACGGCAAGATCACGATTACGGGCGACGAGTACTTTTTGCAGGGACATTTTCCGGGAAACCCGGTCGTCCCCGGCGTGATTCAGTGCGAGATGCTCGCCCAGAACTGCTGCGTGCTGCTGATGGGCGATGAGGAGGCGCGCGGCGCGACGCCGTTCTACACGAGTCTGGACAAGGTGCGTTTTAAGCGTCCGGTGCGCCCGGGCGACACGGTGGATCTGGTGTGCTCCATCACGCGTGCGCGCGGGCCGTTCCGCTTTGCGACGGGTACTGCGAGCGTCAACGGTGAGGTTTGCTGCCGCGCCGATATGTCTTTTGCACTCATGCACGAAAGTTAA
- the accB gene encoding acetyl-CoA carboxylase biotin carboxyl carrier protein, translating into MDSKRLAEIADVMEDRGLTRVRVEEPDGTAVELERASAAQPVAVPMPMPSAMAAPVAAPTVAPAAPEPAAQTPAAAPEPKGTEVTAPMVGVFYAAPAPGDEPFVHVGSKVKAGETLCIIEAMKVLNEVTAEADGEVLEICVADGDLVEFGSCLMRIG; encoded by the coding sequence ATGGATTCCAAAAGACTTGCCGAGATAGCCGATGTTATGGAGGACCGCGGCCTCACGCGCGTGCGCGTTGAGGAGCCCGATGGCACCGCGGTCGAACTCGAGCGCGCGAGCGCCGCGCAGCCGGTTGCCGTGCCCATGCCTATGCCGAGCGCTATGGCCGCTCCAGTTGCAGCTCCCACAGTCGCGCCTGCCGCACCGGAGCCCGCCGCGCAGACACCTGCCGCCGCACCGGAGCCCAAGGGCACCGAGGTGACCGCTCCCATGGTCGGCGTTTTCTATGCTGCCCCGGCGCCGGGCGACGAACCGTTTGTGCACGTGGGCTCCAAGGTCAAGGCTGGCGAGACCCTTTGCATCATCGAGGCCATGAAGGTTCTCAACGAGGTGACGGCCGAGGCAGACGGTGAGGTGCTCGAGATCTGCGTGGCCGACGGCGACCTCGTGGAGTTTGGCAGCTGCCTCATGAGGATCGGATAG
- a CDS encoding acyl carrier protein — protein sequence MADQKTFERVCDVIRETAGLDDVEMKPESTLEEIGLDSLGTVEILVAVEDEFGIQLDTEENPKTVGEFADTVEAALEK from the coding sequence ATGGCAGATCAGAAGACCTTCGAGCGCGTTTGCGACGTTATCCGCGAGACCGCCGGTCTTGACGACGTCGAGATGAAGCCCGAGTCCACGCTCGAGGAGATTGGTCTCGACAGTCTGGGCACCGTCGAGATCCTCGTCGCCGTCGAGGACGAGTTTGGCATCCAACTCGATACCGAGGAGAACCCTAAGACGGTCGGCGAGTTCGCCGATACGGTCGAGGCGGCATTGGAGAAGTAG
- a CDS encoding biotin--[acetyl-CoA-carboxylase] ligase: MDSRLTIVDVTGSTNDDLLEAGKQGATHGTGLAARAQTAGRGRRGHKWDSTAGNLLLSIVLRPCVNPAKYSGLAAVSGLAVLEALEKQGLANEIGLKWPNDLVARGRKLGGILVEAARDNEGKPFAVCGIGVNVNYVPQEVPDGGLPAIGLSDLNENVPAVDMLLDEVYHAVVNAVDAWAERLNAMEEDAGPLAPVRDDYVGHLNWIGEHVIARSPAGDELARGIFRTVDDCGRACIETESGLCVFHFEEASLRPLSE; this comes from the coding sequence ATGGATTCTCGTTTAACGATAGTCGACGTAACCGGATCGACCAACGATGACCTGCTCGAAGCAGGAAAACAGGGAGCGACGCACGGCACAGGACTTGCCGCCCGCGCGCAAACGGCAGGACGCGGCCGGCGCGGCCACAAGTGGGATTCAACCGCCGGCAACCTATTGCTTTCGATTGTCCTGCGTCCATGCGTTAATCCCGCAAAGTACTCTGGTCTTGCCGCCGTCAGCGGCCTAGCGGTGCTCGAAGCACTCGAAAAGCAGGGTCTTGCAAACGAGATTGGCCTCAAATGGCCCAACGACCTGGTCGCGCGAGGACGCAAGCTCGGCGGCATTCTGGTCGAGGCCGCACGCGATAACGAAGGCAAACCTTTCGCCGTCTGCGGCATTGGCGTCAATGTGAACTATGTGCCCCAAGAGGTGCCCGATGGCGGCCTGCCGGCAATCGGTCTCTCGGACCTTAACGAAAACGTTCCTGCCGTCGACATGCTCCTCGATGAGGTCTATCACGCAGTCGTGAACGCTGTAGATGCGTGGGCAGAACGCCTCAACGCCATGGAAGAAGACGCCGGACCGCTCGCGCCCGTCCGCGATGACTATGTCGGTCACCTCAATTGGATCGGGGAGCACGTTATCGCCCGCTCCCCCGCTGGAGACGAGCTGGCACGAGGCATATTTAGAACGGTCGACGATTGCGGCCGCGCATGCATTGAGACCGAGAGCGGCTTGTGCGTCTTCCACTTCGAAGAAGCATCCTTGCGCCCCCTGAGCGAATAG
- the rpsJ gene encoding 30S ribosomal protein S10 codes for MATQKIRIRLKGYDHEVVDQSAKLIVETAQKTGARVSGPVPLPTERNLYTVIRSPHVNKDSREQFEMRTHKRLIDILDPTSGTVDSLMRLDLPAGVDIDIKL; via the coding sequence TTGGCTACCCAGAAGATCCGCATTCGCCTCAAGGGCTATGATCACGAGGTCGTCGATCAGTCCGCGAAGCTCATCGTCGAGACCGCTCAGAAGACCGGCGCTCGCGTCTCCGGTCCTGTCCCCCTGCCCACCGAGCGCAACCTGTACACGGTTATCCGCTCGCCGCACGTGAACAAGGACTCCCGTGAGCAGTTCGAGATGCGCACCCACAAGCGCCTCATCGACATCCTCGACCCCACCTCGGGCACCGTTGATTCGCTCATGCGTCTCGACCTCCCCGCTGGCGTCGACATCGACATCAAGCTTTAA